The DNA region ATGAACGGGACATGCTCTGCAAAAAAGTTAGTATCGTTCCCCTGGAGGTGATAGTCCGGAATGTGGCTGCCGGGTCAATGGCTAAGCGGCTGGGCCTTGCGGAAGGGACGGCGCTTAAGACAACTGTTTTTGAGCTTTCCTACAAGGACGATTCCCTGGGCGACCCCTTGATCAACGACTACCACGCAGTTGCTATCGGCGCATCTACCTTTGAAGAAATTGAAAAGATTAAAACTATTACTTTTAAGATCAATGAACTTCTCTCTGCATTTTTTCTAAAGAAGGGTATCAAGCTTATCGACTTTAAACTTGAATTTGGGCGTACTGTAAAAACCGGCGATCTGGTTTTGGCGGATGAAATTTCCCCGGACACCTGTCGTTTCTGGGATGCCAAGACCAATGAGAAACTCGACAAGGATAGGTTCCGCCGGGATCTGGGGAATGTAAAGGAAGCCTACATTGAAATCCTCAATCGAATTGGTTGATAAGATGACGGCCTATGAAGTTTGTTGTCCTGAGGATGATAAGCTGCAC from Treponema primitia ZAS-2 includes:
- the purC gene encoding phosphoribosylaminoimidazolesuccinocarboxamide synthase encodes the protein MSEVKQGAQLYEGKAKQVYALIGADDQVIIHYKDDATAFNGEKKGQIEDKGIMNNKIASGLFELLEKSGIPTHFISRLNERDMLCKKVSIVPLEVIVRNVAAGSMAKRLGLAEGTALKTTVFELSYKDDSLGDPLINDYHAVAIGASTFEEIEKIKTITFKINELLSAFFLKKGIKLIDFKLEFGRTVKTGDLVLADEISPDTCRFWDAKTNEKLDKDRFRRDLGNVKEAYIEILNRIG